A section of the Pimelobacter simplex genome encodes:
- the rsfS gene encoding ribosome silencing factor: MTATDHAVTLVRTAALAAADKLATDQLAFDVSEQLAITDAFLLASGANDRQVRAIVEEIEDKLRELDAKPIRREGHRDGRWVLLDYGDVVIHVQHAEEREFYALERLWRDCPVIDLPAEINGPTAPAAPAED; encoded by the coding sequence ATGACCGCCACCGACCACGCCGTGACCCTCGTCCGGACCGCGGCCCTCGCCGCCGCCGACAAGCTCGCGACCGACCAGCTCGCCTTCGACGTCAGCGAGCAGCTCGCCATCACCGACGCCTTCCTGCTCGCCTCGGGCGCCAACGACCGCCAGGTCCGCGCCATCGTCGAGGAGATCGAGGACAAGCTCCGCGAGCTCGACGCCAAGCCGATCCGCCGCGAGGGCCACCGCGACGGCCGCTGGGTGCTCCTGGACTACGGCGACGTCGTGATCCACGTCCAGCACGCCGAGGAGCGCGAGTTCTACGCCCTCGAGCGGCTCTGGCGTGACTGCCCGGTCATCGACCTCCCGGCCGAGATCAACGGGCCCACCGCTCCCGCCGCACCGGCCGAGGACTGA
- a CDS encoding electron transfer flavoprotein subunit beta/FixA family protein, translated as MTLSNIVVLVKYVPDATADRKFEADNTVDRVGVDGLLSELDEYAVEQALQIKEKRADEEITVTALTVGPAEAEAAVRKALQMGADKAVHVQDDAIAGSDAVATSLVLAKAIEKIGVPELVIGGLASTDGGLSVVPAMLAERLGLPQVTLAAVVETQGDQVRIKRDGDTATEVIGGTLPLVLSVTDQSGEARYPSFKGIMAAKKKPLEALTLADIGVDASEVGLDAAWTAVDTVTARPPRTAGEIVKDEDGSGATALVEFLASKKFI; from the coding sequence ATGACTCTCTCCAACATTGTCGTCCTTGTGAAGTACGTCCCCGACGCGACGGCCGACCGGAAGTTCGAGGCGGACAACACCGTCGACCGGGTCGGCGTCGACGGTCTCCTCTCCGAGCTCGACGAGTACGCCGTCGAGCAGGCTCTCCAGATCAAGGAGAAGCGCGCCGACGAGGAGATCACCGTCACCGCCCTCACCGTCGGCCCGGCCGAGGCCGAGGCCGCCGTCCGCAAGGCGCTGCAGATGGGCGCCGACAAGGCGGTCCACGTCCAGGACGACGCGATCGCCGGCTCCGACGCCGTCGCGACCTCGCTGGTGCTCGCCAAGGCGATCGAGAAGATCGGCGTCCCGGAGCTCGTCATCGGTGGCCTCGCGTCGACCGACGGCGGCCTCAGCGTCGTCCCGGCGATGCTCGCCGAGCGGCTCGGCCTCCCGCAGGTCACCCTCGCCGCGGTCGTCGAGACCCAGGGCGACCAGGTCCGCATCAAGCGTGACGGTGACACCGCGACCGAGGTCATCGGCGGCACGCTGCCGCTGGTCCTGTCCGTGACCGACCAGTCGGGCGAGGCCCGCTATCCGTCGTTCAAGGGCATCATGGCCGCGAAGAAGAAGCCGCTCGAGGCGCTCACCCTCGCCGACATCGGCGTGGACGCCTCCGAGGTCGGCCTCGACGCCGCGTGGACGGCCGTCGACACCGTGACCGCCCGCCCGCCGCGGACTGCCGGCGAGATCGTCAAGGACGAGGACGGGTCCGGCGCCACGGCGCTGGTCGAGTTCCTCGCCTCGAAGAAGTTCATCTGA
- a CDS encoding DUF805 domain-containing protein, with product MGPTEAVTTGLSTKYYAFTGRARRSEFWWFQLAVTIATNLTLLIPGTVSDLATALLTLALLVPTTAVAVRRLHDVGRSGWWLLLILVPVLGLIALILWWASPGDNETNPYGPPPAEH from the coding sequence ATGGGTCCGACCGAGGCCGTCACCACGGGCCTCAGCACGAAGTACTACGCCTTCACCGGCCGCGCCCGCCGCAGCGAGTTCTGGTGGTTCCAGCTGGCCGTCACCATCGCCACCAACCTGACCCTGCTCATCCCCGGCACGGTCTCCGACCTGGCCACGGCACTGCTCACCCTCGCCTTGCTGGTCCCCACGACCGCGGTCGCCGTACGGCGGTTGCACGACGTGGGCCGCTCCGGCTGGTGGCTCCTGCTCATCCTCGTCCCGGTGCTCGGCCTGATCGCCTTGATCCTCTGGTGGGCCTCACCCGGCGACAACGAGACCAACCCCTACGGCCCGCCGCCCGCCGAGCACTAG
- a CDS encoding histidine phosphatase family protein: MTVAPDRRLVLVRHGRTAWNAALRIQGQTDVELDEVGLEQARTVAPLVAALPPALVWSSDLARARSTAEEIAKEAGLVPSYDARLREFHLGDYQGLTHAELGATDGHALTRFRLGEWDDIPGAETADQVATRYAAALTDLATALAPGETGVAVSHGAATRVGLVRFLGWPLTVAQDLRGLGNCGRVVLDQRPSGEWALASYNL, from the coding sequence GTGACGGTCGCGCCCGACCGCCGCCTCGTGCTGGTCCGGCACGGCCGGACCGCCTGGAACGCCGCGCTGCGCATCCAGGGCCAGACCGACGTCGAGCTCGACGAGGTCGGCCTCGAGCAGGCCCGCACCGTCGCGCCCCTCGTGGCCGCGCTGCCGCCGGCCCTGGTGTGGTCCAGCGACCTCGCCCGGGCCCGGTCCACCGCCGAGGAGATCGCCAAGGAAGCCGGGCTCGTGCCGTCGTACGACGCGCGGCTGCGGGAGTTCCACCTCGGCGACTACCAGGGCCTGACCCACGCCGAGCTCGGCGCCACCGACGGCCACGCCCTCACCCGCTTCCGCCTCGGCGAGTGGGACGACATCCCCGGCGCCGAGACCGCCGACCAGGTCGCCACCCGCTACGCCGCCGCCCTCACCGACCTCGCCACCGCCCTCGCCCCCGGCGAGACCGGCGTTGCCGTCTCCCACGGCGCCGCCACCCGCGTCGGCCTGGTCCGCTTCCTCGGCTGGCCCCTCACCGTCGCCCAGGACCTGCGCGGCCTCGGCAACTGCGGCCGCGTCGTGCTCGACCAGCGGCCCTCGGGGGAGTGGGCGCTGGCGTCGTACAACCTGTGA
- a CDS encoding glutamate-5-semialdehyde dehydrogenase produces MYPWPMTAEVEVREVAQRARVASRGLALATRAQKDATLHAMADALVARADEILAGNAEDVARAEADGTPPNIIDRLRLTTERLDAMAQGLRDVAGLADPVGEVVRGGVLANGLELRQVRVPFGVVGMIYEARPNVTADAAGICLKSGNAVLLRGSSSARSSNAAIVAVLRDAITAAGLDADVVQMVPGDTHDSVKALMRARGQVDVLIPRGGAGLIQSVVNESTVPVIETGVGNCHVYVDRAADLDKALAIVLNAKTHRTSVCNAAESLLVHADIAEAFLPRVVAALQEAEVVVHGDAAFAALDGVLPATDDDWGQEYLSLDIAARVVPDLDGALEHIRTWSSGHTDAIVTDDQGAARRFVAEVDSAAVLVNASTRFTDGGEFGFGAEIGISTQKLHARGPMGLPEMTSTKYVVIGDGHVR; encoded by the coding sequence ATCTATCCTTGGCCCATGACTGCCGAGGTCGAGGTCCGTGAGGTCGCGCAGCGCGCGCGTGTCGCCAGCCGGGGGCTGGCGCTGGCCACCCGGGCCCAGAAGGACGCCACGCTCCACGCGATGGCCGATGCCCTGGTCGCCCGCGCCGACGAGATCCTCGCCGGCAACGCCGAGGACGTCGCCCGGGCCGAGGCCGACGGTACGCCGCCCAACATCATCGACCGGCTCCGGCTGACCACCGAGCGCCTCGACGCCATGGCCCAGGGCCTGCGTGACGTGGCGGGGCTCGCCGACCCGGTCGGCGAGGTGGTCCGCGGTGGGGTGCTCGCCAACGGGCTCGAGCTTCGCCAGGTGCGCGTCCCCTTCGGCGTCGTCGGGATGATCTACGAGGCCCGTCCCAACGTCACCGCCGATGCGGCCGGCATCTGCCTCAAGTCCGGCAACGCGGTCCTCCTGCGCGGCAGCTCCTCCGCCCGCTCCAGCAACGCCGCGATCGTCGCCGTGCTGCGCGACGCGATCACCGCCGCGGGTCTCGACGCCGACGTGGTCCAGATGGTCCCCGGCGACACCCACGACAGCGTCAAGGCGCTGATGCGCGCCCGCGGCCAGGTCGACGTCCTCATCCCGCGCGGGGGAGCGGGACTGATCCAGTCGGTCGTCAACGAGTCGACGGTGCCCGTGATCGAGACCGGCGTCGGCAACTGCCACGTCTACGTCGACCGCGCGGCCGACCTCGACAAGGCGCTCGCCATCGTCCTCAACGCCAAGACCCACCGGACCTCGGTGTGCAACGCCGCCGAGTCGCTGCTGGTGCACGCTGACATCGCCGAGGCGTTCCTGCCCCGCGTGGTCGCCGCGCTCCAGGAGGCCGAGGTCGTCGTCCACGGCGACGCCGCCTTCGCCGCGCTCGACGGCGTGCTGCCGGCCACCGACGACGACTGGGGCCAGGAGTACCTCTCGCTCGACATCGCCGCGCGCGTCGTACCGGACCTCGACGGGGCGCTGGAGCACATCCGCACCTGGTCCAGCGGGCACACCGACGCCATCGTGACCGACGACCAGGGCGCCGCCCGCCGGTTCGTCGCCGAGGTCGACTCGGCCGCCGTGCTGGTCAACGCCTCGACCCGGTTCACCGACGGTGGCGAGTTCGGCTTCGGCGCCGAGATCGGCATCAGCACCCAGAAGCTCCACGCGCGCGGCCCGATGGGCCTGCCCGAGATGACCTCGACCAAGTACGTCGTCATCGGCGACGGCCACGTCCGCTAG
- a CDS encoding VTT domain-containing protein, which yields MILWLTTFAFSIASALLPFLPIEVYILGAGAAEGGTAAAISLGIAAGAGATVGKVIVYEAARRGSESKWAQKKLSGPKIKASYDKWMGRMQGRPWYAAAIMFLAASVGIPPLLAMAAIGGILKMPMWAFVPTVFVGRTIRFTLLFLGVDFAIH from the coding sequence ATGATCCTGTGGCTGACGACGTTTGCCTTCAGCATCGCGTCCGCCCTGCTCCCGTTCCTGCCGATCGAGGTCTACATCCTCGGTGCCGGTGCCGCCGAGGGTGGCACCGCCGCCGCGATCTCGCTCGGGATCGCCGCCGGCGCCGGTGCCACCGTCGGCAAGGTGATCGTCTACGAGGCCGCCCGCCGCGGCTCGGAGTCGAAGTGGGCCCAGAAGAAGCTCTCCGGGCCCAAGATCAAGGCCAGCTACGACAAGTGGATGGGCCGCATGCAGGGCCGCCCCTGGTACGCCGCGGCCATCATGTTCCTCGCCGCCTCCGTCGGCATCCCGCCGCTGCTGGCCATGGCGGCCATCGGCGGCATCCTCAAGATGCCGATGTGGGCCTTCGTGCCCACCGTGTTCGTGGGCCGCACCATCCGCTTCACGCTGCTCTTCCTCGGCGTGGACTTCGCGATCCACTAG
- a CDS encoding phospholipase D-like domain-containing protein: MLGTQGRRLLVAIVAGGLLATSGTAPAPAAREQPSPGPSGPAAARSAWLPATGPVFNDPTGRPAQRRQVVKRVHQAIRHTPAGATIRVATYNVDRSDTADLLLQARARGVAVQIVVNDNLVNPVIKRLQRRLGRNPSRSSFLVICKAACRNGSRTGNLHMKVYAFTQSGAARSVVINSSSNLGRAAANGQWNDAITVYGDDALFSAWVSVFDQLKRDRAVAPRYVTYQSDTLRADFQRPASAPGRVLVARSGDPQLRRLRQVGCRAPAGYGAGGRSVVRVNMYAWYGARGERLARELASMRREGCQISVIGAVISAPVVSILRKVGIPVRAADWDWGEKPATSGEEIVFGSRCYSHLKYVTVDGLFRGRGTRVVWTGSENWSAPGLSSDEVTFEVHDAAAVRAYDAQWWRMWRSPRATHRTGSKPTSRPCA; encoded by the coding sequence GTGCTCGGGACCCAAGGACGCAGACTGCTGGTCGCGATCGTGGCCGGCGGCCTCCTCGCGACGTCTGGTACGGCGCCCGCCCCGGCGGCCCGCGAGCAGCCCTCGCCGGGCCCTTCCGGACCGGCCGCGGCCCGGTCCGCCTGGCTGCCCGCGACGGGGCCGGTCTTCAACGACCCCACCGGGCGCCCGGCCCAGCGCCGCCAGGTGGTCAAGCGGGTGCACCAGGCGATCCGGCACACCCCGGCGGGCGCGACGATCCGGGTGGCGACGTACAACGTGGACCGCTCGGACACCGCCGACCTGCTGCTCCAGGCCCGCGCCCGTGGGGTCGCGGTCCAGATCGTCGTCAACGACAACCTGGTCAACCCGGTGATCAAGCGGCTCCAGCGCCGCCTGGGCCGCAACCCGTCGCGCAGCAGCTTCCTGGTGATCTGCAAGGCCGCGTGCCGCAACGGCTCGCGCACCGGCAACCTGCACATGAAGGTCTACGCCTTCACCCAGTCCGGCGCCGCGCGCTCGGTGGTGATCAACAGCTCGAGCAACCTGGGCCGCGCCGCCGCCAACGGGCAGTGGAACGACGCCATCACTGTCTACGGCGACGACGCCCTGTTCTCGGCCTGGGTCTCGGTCTTCGACCAGCTCAAGCGCGACCGGGCGGTCGCGCCGCGCTACGTCACCTACCAGTCGGACACGCTCCGGGCCGACTTCCAGCGGCCGGCGTCCGCGCCCGGCCGGGTCCTCGTCGCCCGCTCCGGCGACCCGCAGCTGCGCCGGCTGCGCCAGGTCGGCTGCCGGGCGCCGGCGGGCTACGGCGCGGGCGGGCGGAGCGTCGTCCGGGTCAACATGTACGCCTGGTACGGCGCCCGCGGCGAGCGCCTGGCCCGCGAGCTCGCCTCGATGCGCCGCGAGGGCTGCCAGATCTCGGTGATCGGCGCGGTCATCAGCGCGCCCGTGGTGAGCATCCTGCGCAAGGTCGGCATCCCGGTCCGCGCCGCCGACTGGGACTGGGGGGAGAAGCCCGCGACCAGCGGCGAGGAGATCGTCTTCGGCTCGCGCTGCTACTCCCACCTCAAGTACGTCACCGTCGACGGCCTCTTCCGCGGCCGCGGCACCCGCGTGGTGTGGACCGGCTCGGAGAACTGGTCCGCGCCCGGGCTCAGCAGCGACGAGGTCACCTTCGAGGTCCACGACGCCGCCGCCGTCCGCGCGTACGACGCCCAGTGGTGGCGGATGTGGCGCAGCCCGCGGGCCACGCACCGCACCGGGAGCAAGCCGACGTCCCGGCCCTGCGCCTAG
- a CDS encoding electron transfer flavoprotein subunit alpha/FixB family protein: MSEVLVLVDHVDGAVRKPTYELLAIAQRIGEPSAVFIGGADQAAAVAESVATYGAAKVYVVDDAEIKGYLVAPKAEVLQQLTEKTSPAAILIPSSAEGKEIAGRLAIKLSSGLITDAVDVQVEGGEIVTTQSVFAGNFTVASRVVKGTPIIAVKPNAAAPVEGKAAGAVEQFAATISDGAKTAQIVAAQPRQATGRPELTEAAIVVSGGRGTGGDFTAVEALADSLGAAVGASRAAVDSGWKPHTFQVGQTGKTVSPQLYVANGISGAIQHRAGMQTSKTIVAVNKDEEAPIFELVDFGVVGDLHAVLPAVTAEIEKRKG, translated from the coding sequence ATGTCTGAAGTTCTCGTTCTGGTCGACCACGTCGATGGCGCGGTCCGCAAGCCCACCTACGAGCTCCTGGCGATCGCCCAGCGCATCGGCGAGCCCTCGGCCGTCTTCATCGGCGGTGCCGACCAGGCCGCCGCCGTCGCCGAGAGCGTCGCGACCTACGGCGCTGCCAAGGTCTACGTCGTCGACGACGCCGAGATCAAGGGCTACCTCGTGGCCCCCAAGGCCGAGGTGCTCCAGCAGCTCACCGAGAAGACCTCGCCCGCCGCGATCCTGATCCCGTCCTCCGCCGAGGGCAAGGAGATCGCCGGTCGCCTCGCGATCAAGCTCTCCTCGGGCCTGATCACCGACGCCGTCGACGTCCAGGTCGAGGGTGGCGAGATCGTCACCACCCAGTCCGTCTTCGCCGGCAACTTCACCGTCGCCTCGCGCGTGGTCAAGGGCACCCCGATCATCGCGGTCAAGCCCAACGCCGCCGCGCCCGTCGAGGGCAAGGCCGCCGGCGCGGTCGAGCAGTTCGCCGCGACGATCTCCGACGGTGCCAAGACCGCCCAGATCGTGGCCGCCCAGCCGCGTCAGGCCACCGGTCGTCCCGAGCTCACCGAGGCCGCGATCGTGGTCTCCGGTGGCCGTGGCACCGGCGGTGACTTCACCGCGGTCGAGGCGCTCGCCGACAGCCTCGGTGCCGCCGTCGGCGCCTCGCGTGCCGCCGTCGACTCCGGCTGGAAGCCGCACACCTTCCAGGTCGGCCAGACCGGCAAGACGGTCTCGCCGCAGCTCTACGTCGCCAACGGCATCTCCGGTGCGATCCAGCACCGCGCCGGCATGCAGACCTCCAAGACCATCGTGGCCGTCAACAAGGACGAGGAGGCGCCGATCTTCGAGCTCGTCGACTTCGGTGTCGTGGGTGACCTCCACGCCGTCCTCCCGGCCGTGACCGCGGAGATCGAGAAGCGCAAGGGCTGA
- a CDS encoding lysyl oxidase family protein translates to MKLRLGAAVAALTVAGLTLPGSATATTATTPTAAKAAPTGSPVALRGPAKVVAYSEGGRVYGDLGINLAAATDHAFEVRSTRADWNSPIRTVWQSPSGPVALPAQTRWDALSRFVRLTIRRADGSVARTRYVDTCLNSYNTQRTNPDAPLRSPYPESCPANPFTIGAVQGIQAGWVSGIETWNTSFKLKPGKYTITADINAAYTRAIGIAPADATRTYRLVVRKTQGEGEEPGHRGGHSAAERPSATRPSSARSGAPTDAVPDLRSLPAFGMTLSPNSKRLRFSATVWNAGDGPMVVDGFRRGRSDIMDAYQYFIDSDGNQTGYRQVGTMIWHKAPSHNHWHFQDFARYTLLKADLSEAVRSRKESFCLANTDAVDFTVPGADWKPEGTDLHTACGDRSTVSLREVLASGSGDTYSQFRAGQAFRIDNLPNGIYYISVEGNPDRNLVESDTTNNVALRKIKLSGKPKHRKLTVFPVGIIDDSGYGYDEE, encoded by the coding sequence GTGAAGCTGCGTCTCGGAGCCGCCGTCGCGGCGCTGACGGTCGCCGGGCTCACCCTGCCCGGCTCCGCCACGGCCACCACGGCGACCACGCCGACCGCCGCCAAGGCGGCACCGACGGGCTCGCCCGTCGCGCTGCGCGGCCCGGCCAAGGTCGTCGCCTACAGCGAGGGCGGCCGGGTCTACGGGGACCTCGGCATCAACCTCGCCGCCGCCACCGACCACGCCTTCGAGGTGCGCTCGACCCGCGCCGACTGGAACAGCCCGATCCGCACCGTGTGGCAGTCGCCGTCCGGCCCGGTCGCGCTGCCGGCCCAGACCAGGTGGGACGCCCTGAGCCGCTTCGTGCGGCTCACGATCCGCCGCGCGGACGGCTCGGTCGCCCGCACCCGGTACGTCGACACGTGCCTCAACTCCTACAACACCCAGCGCACCAACCCGGACGCGCCGCTGCGCTCCCCCTATCCGGAGAGCTGCCCGGCCAACCCGTTCACCATCGGGGCGGTCCAGGGCATCCAGGCCGGGTGGGTCTCGGGCATCGAGACCTGGAACACCAGCTTCAAGCTCAAGCCGGGCAAGTACACGATCACCGCCGACATCAACGCCGCCTACACCCGGGCCATCGGCATCGCCCCGGCCGACGCGACGCGCACCTACAGGCTCGTGGTCCGCAAGACCCAGGGCGAGGGCGAGGAGCCGGGCCACCGCGGCGGGCACAGCGCCGCCGAGCGTCCCTCGGCCACCCGGCCGAGCAGCGCCCGCTCCGGCGCGCCCACGGACGCCGTACCGGACCTGCGGTCGCTGCCGGCCTTCGGCATGACGCTCTCCCCCAACAGCAAGCGGCTGCGGTTCTCGGCGACCGTGTGGAACGCCGGGGACGGCCCGATGGTGGTCGACGGCTTCCGCCGCGGGCGCTCGGACATCATGGACGCCTACCAGTACTTCATCGACTCCGACGGCAACCAGACCGGCTACCGCCAGGTCGGCACGATGATCTGGCACAAGGCGCCGAGCCACAACCACTGGCACTTCCAGGACTTCGCCCGCTACACGCTGCTCAAGGCCGACCTGAGCGAGGCGGTGCGCTCGCGCAAGGAGTCCTTCTGCCTGGCCAACACCGACGCCGTCGATTTCACGGTCCCCGGCGCCGACTGGAAGCCCGAGGGCACCGACCTGCACACCGCGTGCGGTGACCGGAGCACGGTCTCGCTGCGCGAGGTGCTGGCGTCGGGGTCGGGTGACACCTACTCGCAGTTCCGCGCGGGCCAGGCGTTCCGGATCGACAACCTGCCCAACGGCATCTACTACATCTCCGTCGAGGGCAACCCCGACCGCAACCTGGTCGAGTCCGACACGACCAACAACGTCGCGCTGCGCAAGATCAAGCTCAGCGGCAAGCCGAAGCACCGCAAGCTCACGGTCTTCCCGGTCGGGATCATCGACGACTCGGGCTACGGCTACGACGAGGAGTGA
- a CDS encoding CDP-alcohol phosphatidyltransferase family protein: MAGSPDRIYADPSDERLFTGATIITFVRTVITLAIAVWAAYDESLTWIVIGLVTYWVGDSIDGEWARWRDCETRMGAVVDMMCDRLSCGALYVGLIWLQPGGWISDEPMTWIGIPIAIYLFEFMVIDMYLSLAFLAWPIRSPNYFHVIDRRIYLWNWSRVGKAANSGAFAVILLVTGWVWLGTIIAIGLLVLKCVSLRWLLQLGVPVPERTDVNGKAAAA; the protein is encoded by the coding sequence ATGGCAGGCTCCCCGGACCGGATCTACGCCGATCCGTCCGACGAACGGCTCTTCACCGGAGCCACGATCATCACGTTCGTCCGTACCGTCATCACCCTCGCGATCGCGGTCTGGGCGGCGTACGACGAGAGCCTGACCTGGATCGTGATCGGCCTGGTGACCTACTGGGTCGGTGACAGCATCGACGGCGAGTGGGCGCGCTGGCGCGACTGCGAGACCCGGATGGGCGCGGTCGTCGACATGATGTGCGACCGGCTCAGCTGCGGCGCGCTCTACGTCGGCCTGATCTGGCTCCAGCCCGGCGGGTGGATCAGTGACGAGCCGATGACGTGGATCGGCATCCCGATCGCGATCTACCTCTTCGAGTTCATGGTCATCGACATGTACCTGTCGCTGGCCTTCCTCGCCTGGCCGATCCGCAGCCCCAACTACTTCCACGTGATCGACCGCCGGATCTACCTCTGGAACTGGTCGCGCGTCGGCAAGGCCGCCAACTCCGGGGCCTTCGCGGTCATCCTGCTCGTCACCGGCTGGGTCTGGCTCGGCACGATCATCGCGATCGGGCTGCTGGTGCTCAAGTGCGTCTCGCTGCGCTGGCTGCTCCAGCTCGGCGTCCCCGTGCCGGAGCGCACCGACGTGAACGGGAAGGCTGCGGCGGCATGA
- the nadD gene encoding nicotinate-nucleotide adenylyltransferase yields MTGSASAGPAAGRRTRIGVMGGTFDPIHHGHLVAASEVQGWFDLDEVVFVPTGQPWQKADRQVSPAEHRYLMTVVATAANPRFTVSRVDIDRDGPTYTIDTLRDLRAERPDADLYFITGADALTDIFSWRDADELFALAHFVGCTRPGSEMDPATLARIPHDRVTMVEIPALAISSTDCRQRQRAGQPVWYLVPDGVVQYITKHGLYPATHSTGEQ; encoded by the coding sequence GTGACGGGGTCGGCATCCGCCGGGCCGGCCGCCGGCCGTCGTACCCGGATCGGGGTGATGGGCGGCACGTTCGACCCCATCCACCACGGTCACCTGGTGGCCGCGTCCGAGGTCCAGGGCTGGTTCGACCTCGACGAGGTCGTCTTCGTGCCGACCGGCCAGCCGTGGCAGAAGGCGGACCGTCAGGTCTCGCCGGCTGAGCACCGGTACCTGATGACCGTGGTCGCCACGGCGGCCAACCCGCGGTTCACCGTCAGCCGCGTCGACATCGACCGGGACGGGCCGACGTACACGATCGACACGTTGCGCGACCTGCGCGCGGAGCGGCCGGACGCCGACCTGTACTTCATCACCGGCGCCGACGCGCTCACCGACATCTTCAGCTGGCGCGACGCCGACGAGCTGTTCGCCCTGGCCCATTTCGTCGGCTGCACCCGGCCCGGCTCGGAGATGGACCCCGCGACACTTGCGCGAATTCCGCACGACCGGGTGACCATGGTGGAGATCCCCGCGCTGGCGATCTCGTCGACCGACTGTCGGCAGCGGCAGCGGGCGGGCCAGCCCGTCTGGTACCTCGTGCCCGACGGCGTCGTCCAGTACATCACCAAGCACGGGCTCTACCCCGCCACCCACTCGACCGGAGAACAATGA